One segment of Nostoc piscinale CENA21 DNA contains the following:
- a CDS encoding XisI protein translates to MDTLESYRHIIQSLLTAYAAIPIANGQIDCYTVFDTKQDHYMVMNVGWDGHRRVYGCVLHLDIKQGKISIEQNMTEMRVAQELVERGVPKDDIVLGFQAPEMREYTGYGVF, encoded by the coding sequence ATGGATACCCTAGAGTCTTATCGCCATATTATTCAGTCGTTGCTGACGGCTTATGCTGCTATTCCTATAGCAAATGGTCAGATTGATTGCTACACGGTTTTTGATACAAAACAAGACCATTATATGGTTATGAATGTGGGTTGGGATGGTCATCGACGAGTTTATGGTTGTGTTTTACATTTGGATATTAAGCAGGGAAAAATTTCAATTGAGCAGAATATGACGGAAATGAGAGTTGCTCAAGAACTCGTAGAGCGAGGGGTTCCTAAAGATGATATTGTTTTAGGATTTCAAGCTCCTGAAATGAGAGAATATACAGGATATGGAGTTTTTTAA
- a CDS encoding transposase-like zinc-binding domain-containing protein: MECPRCNSSHIRKNGRQRGKQNYICADCGRQFIEYHNQKGYGDEIKRECLEMYVNGSGFRAIERVKKSTSYNSNLLGETNGWSVTRTSRNS; encoded by the coding sequence ATGGAATGTCCGCGTTGTAATTCCTCTCATATCCGTAAGAACGGTAGACAAAGAGGTAAACAAAACTACATTTGTGCAGATTGTGGTCGTCAATTTATTGAATATCACAATCAAAAGGGTTATGGTGACGAAATTAAACGAGAATGCTTAGAAATGTATGTTAATGGTTCTGGTTTCCGTGCCATAGAAAGAGTAAAAAAAAGTACATCATACAACAGTAATTTATTGGGTGAAACAAATGGGTGGTCAGTTACCAGAACATCCCGAAACAGCTGA
- a CDS encoding DUF3082 domain-containing protein, translating into MSDQNITPKETTTPTQVSPLRCITGAIISSGLAYTLYSLMIAIATNFASKPLHSQNELVIKISSAVRTLVVGIVALGSGIFGIVAIGLIALAVQLLIQQLSAKPKSN; encoded by the coding sequence ATGAGTGACCAAAACATTACACCAAAAGAAACCACAACACCAACTCAAGTATCACCACTACGCTGCATAACAGGCGCAATCATTTCTAGTGGATTAGCCTATACTTTATATTCGCTGATGATTGCGATCGCTACTAACTTCGCCAGCAAACCACTTCATTCTCAAAATGAACTCGTCATCAAGATTAGCTCTGCGGTACGCACCTTAGTTGTGGGGATAGTTGCTTTAGGTAGTGGCATATTTGGGATAGTAGCGATTGGTTTAATCGCTCTAGCTGTGCAACTATTAATACAGCAGCTATCAGCCAAACCAAAAAGCAACTAA
- a CDS encoding PAS domain-containing sensor histidine kinase codes for MAGNLITVDKNTYDSLQKELKELRQLVVQYQQTNSSSNLHPEIALENSERRLKSITDNIFGAIFQFTNRNDVWKVDYVSDFIWQLAGVTAAEVMEDISKFHVCIHPEDFASYIGSATTAIEKSITWHYEGRLVKPNGEIRWFQGDSTPTRNEEGEIIFCGVILDITERKQAEAALKQLNEELEAQVDERTAALRQSEARFQKLADSVPGMLYVFRLDTDGSMSFPFVSSGCHEVLGLEPEKVQEDALLGFADVHPDDLPGLQAAIMYSAQTLQKFNYKWRTGNVSSQQKWVRGSSRPELQADGAIIWYGYLADITEAQQTEQQLKEQAQFLQSIWEGVDYGICVLDVLDNGTEFRFVKWNPAIINFSLIPLEPLVGKTMTEGLPAEVADYYRQRYRECVQSRKTIFFEESFVVNEQEIWWFFNVTPLFDSDSQITQLVITITDITERKQAEKERQLFVSLIENSSDFIGCADLNGKPIFLNEAGRKLLGLASQGFSEDFSLDTCFAPEDKEYLYQQIIPAVMRDGVWQGEYRFQHFQTKEIIPVDYNLFLMKDPETGEPLYLSTITRDSRDRKQAEAQLQEQEQFLRTIYDGFPQLIFVVNVLENGEFRFAGCNSAAEKMVGINHDKIVGKTPKDLHGEVEGRAVTQRYQSCVDIGDSIDYEECLTFEGEETWWLTTLNPVKNSEGRIYRIVGSTLNITARKQAEAELQASQHFIQRIANSSPNVLYIFDLEEQRNVYANKEIATMLGYSIEMIQQMGDKVIPTIVHPDDLAIVIQNHQKIATAHDGDIFEVEFRIKRHNGEWSWLYTRETPFTRNADGKVKQVLGVSTDITERKQAVLQLQQQAQNLKNTLLELQRTQSQLIQSEKMSSLGNMVAGVAHEINNPVNFIHANLIPASEYTQDLLRLVELYQQHFPEPPAEIQAEISHIDLEFLKTDLVKLLQSMQVGTQRIREIVLSLRNFSRLDEAEFKQVNIHEGIESTLMILHNRLKCKPNHPEIIVTKEYSKLPLIECYPGQLNQVFMNILSNAIDALDEAFVGEQGQILIRTEVVNSNRIAIRISDNGLGITQPVLAKLFDPFFTTKDVGKGTGLGLSISYQIVVDRHGGKLYCNSVPKQGAEFVIEIPITQPQSRK; via the coding sequence ATGGCTGGTAATCTGATAACTGTAGATAAAAATACTTACGACTCCTTGCAAAAAGAACTCAAGGAGTTGCGTCAGCTAGTTGTCCAGTATCAGCAAACCAATTCATCCAGCAACTTACATCCAGAAATCGCCCTAGAAAATAGCGAAAGGCGTTTAAAAAGTATTACAGATAATATATTTGGGGCAATTTTTCAATTTACCAACCGTAATGATGTTTGGAAAGTAGACTATGTGAGCGATTTTATTTGGCAGCTTGCAGGTGTCACAGCCGCCGAGGTGATGGAGGATATTAGTAAATTTCATGTTTGCATACATCCAGAAGATTTTGCTAGTTATATAGGTTCAGCAACAACAGCCATAGAAAAATCTATTACTTGGCACTACGAAGGGCGTTTGGTGAAACCCAATGGCGAAATTCGCTGGTTTCAAGGCGACTCAACACCTACACGCAATGAAGAAGGGGAAATTATTTTCTGTGGTGTCATTTTGGATATTACGGAACGCAAACAAGCAGAAGCCGCTCTTAAACAATTAAATGAAGAATTAGAAGCACAAGTCGATGAACGTACAGCCGCTTTACGCCAGAGTGAAGCTAGATTCCAAAAGCTGGCTGATAGTGTACCAGGGATGTTGTATGTATTTCGGCTTGATACTGATGGTAGTATGTCTTTCCCATTTGTGTCTTCGGGATGCCATGAAGTTTTGGGACTAGAACCCGAAAAAGTCCAAGAAGATGCGCTTTTAGGATTTGCTGATGTTCATCCTGATGATCTTCCTGGATTGCAAGCTGCAATTATGTACTCTGCCCAAACTCTGCAAAAGTTTAACTATAAATGGCGAACTGGTAATGTCTCTAGTCAACAGAAATGGGTTCGCGGTTCATCTCGGCCAGAATTGCAAGCAGACGGAGCAATTATTTGGTATGGTTACTTGGCTGATATTACCGAAGCACAGCAAACTGAACAACAATTAAAAGAGCAAGCCCAGTTTTTACAAAGTATCTGGGAAGGCGTAGATTATGGTATCTGCGTTTTAGACGTTTTAGATAACGGTACAGAGTTTCGTTTCGTGAAATGGAATCCTGCTATTATTAACTTTAGCTTGATACCGTTGGAACCTTTAGTCGGAAAAACAATGACAGAAGGGCTACCTGCTGAGGTAGCAGATTATTATCGTCAACGCTATAGAGAATGTGTGCAATCTCGCAAGACGATATTTTTTGAAGAATCTTTTGTCGTAAATGAACAAGAAATTTGGTGGTTCTTCAATGTTACGCCGCTTTTTGATAGTGACTCGCAAATTACTCAACTAGTTATTACTATCACCGACATTACAGAACGTAAGCAAGCTGAGAAAGAACGTCAATTGTTTGTTTCTTTAATTGAAAATAGCAGCGATTTCATTGGTTGTGCAGATTTAAACGGCAAACCTATATTTTTAAATGAAGCTGGACGCAAGCTATTGGGATTAGCTAGTCAAGGATTTAGTGAAGATTTTAGCCTTGATACCTGCTTTGCTCCAGAAGATAAAGAATATCTCTATCAGCAGATTATTCCGGCGGTGATGCGAGATGGTGTTTGGCAAGGAGAATATCGGTTTCAACACTTTCAAACCAAAGAAATAATACCCGTTGATTATAATCTTTTTTTGATGAAAGACCCTGAGACTGGTGAACCTTTGTATCTATCAACTATTACACGAGATAGCCGCGATCGCAAACAAGCAGAGGCTCAATTACAAGAACAAGAACAATTTTTACGCACCATTTACGACGGATTTCCTCAATTAATATTTGTCGTCAATGTTTTAGAAAATGGTGAATTTCGGTTTGCTGGTTGCAACTCAGCAGCAGAAAAAATGGTGGGGATTAATCATGACAAAATTGTTGGTAAGACACCCAAAGATTTACATGGAGAAGTTGAAGGTAGAGCAGTTACTCAACGCTATCAAAGCTGTGTAGATATTGGTGATAGTATTGATTATGAAGAATGTTTGACTTTTGAAGGTGAGGAAACTTGGTGGCTGACTACTCTGAATCCTGTGAAAAATAGTGAAGGGAGAATTTATCGGATTGTTGGTTCAACTTTGAATATTACAGCCCGCAAACAAGCAGAAGCAGAACTACAAGCTAGCCAACACTTTATTCAACGCATTGCTAATTCCTCGCCTAATGTTCTCTACATTTTTGATTTAGAAGAACAACGCAATGTATATGCAAATAAAGAAATTGCTACTATGCTTGGTTACTCTATCGAAATGATTCAACAAATGGGAGATAAAGTAATTCCTACTATTGTTCATCCCGATGACTTAGCGATAGTCATCCAAAATCATCAAAAAATAGCCACTGCTCATGATGGAGATATTTTTGAAGTTGAATTTCGGATAAAAAGACACAATGGTGAATGGTCTTGGCTTTACACACGAGAAACTCCATTTACTCGGAATGCTGATGGCAAAGTTAAGCAAGTTTTAGGCGTATCAACTGATATTACAGAACGCAAACAAGCAGTTCTTCAATTACAACAACAAGCCCAAAATTTAAAAAATACTTTATTAGAACTCCAACGCACTCAATCTCAACTTATTCAAAGCGAAAAAATGTCTTCTTTGGGTAATATGGTTGCAGGTGTAGCCCATGAAATTAATAATCCAGTCAACTTTATTCACGCTAATCTAATTCCAGCCAGCGAATATACCCAAGATTTATTACGTTTAGTAGAACTTTATCAACAACATTTTCCTGAGCCGCCAGCAGAAATTCAAGCAGAAATCTCACACATTGATTTGGAATTTCTCAAAACAGACTTAGTTAAACTGCTTCAGTCAATGCAAGTGGGTACTCAACGCATCCGTGAAATTGTCTTGTCACTGCGTAATTTCTCCCGTCTAGATGAAGCGGAATTTAAACAAGTAAATATTCACGAAGGTATAGAAAGTACCTTAATGATTCTGCATAACCGTCTCAAATGTAAACCAAATCATCCCGAAATTATCGTCACTAAAGAATATAGTAAATTACCTCTAATTGAGTGTTATCCTGGTCAACTCAATCAGGTATTTATGAACATTTTGAGTAATGCTATTGATGCCTTAGATGAAGCTTTTGTTGGTGAACAAGGACAAATTTTGATTCGTACTGAAGTAGTAAATAGTAATAGAATAGCTATCCGTATATCAGATAATGGTCTGGGAATTACTCAACCTGTACTTGCTAAACTTTTTGACCCTTTCTTCACAACTAAAGATGTGGGTAAAGGCACAGGATTAGGTTTATCAATTAGTTACCAAATTGTGGTAGATAGACATGGTGGCAAATTATATTGCAACTCAGTACCGAAACAAGGTGCAGAATTTGTCATTGAAATTCCTATTACTCAACCCCAAAGTCGTAAATAA
- a CDS encoding sporulation/spore germination protein has product MSQRYLIPLIVVAIAASLGSCSSNPTPTASKIDEQAPTTAPTTNPNPNPSQSPTMAQLRAKNTNIEPVEATPKTESSNTVKVTPSNTKIEPLEAAPKTETSNTVKVTLYTSDTQCQELIPQKVEVSATEPVSSAVGKIVQERDTADFSLSGYRVNVRNGVATVDLRLSPQSKRQIASLSSCEQFALFGSVRKTLMSNSQWKIKDVRFTEKGEDIVL; this is encoded by the coding sequence ATGAGTCAAAGATATTTAATCCCATTAATTGTTGTGGCGATCGCCGCCAGTCTGGGCAGTTGTAGTTCTAATCCTACACCAACAGCCAGCAAAATTGACGAACAAGCCCCAACAACCGCCCCTACCACAAATCCAAACCCAAATCCTAGCCAAAGCCCTACTATGGCTCAACTGCGAGCCAAAAATACCAACATTGAGCCAGTGGAAGCAACACCAAAAACTGAGTCAAGTAATACTGTCAAAGTTACCCCCAGCAATACAAAAATTGAACCATTGGAAGCAGCACCAAAAACCGAGACAAGTAACACTGTCAAGGTTACTCTCTACACCAGCGATACCCAATGTCAAGAATTAATTCCCCAAAAGGTGGAAGTATCAGCTACAGAACCTGTATCTAGCGCCGTTGGTAAAATTGTCCAAGAACGAGACACCGCCGATTTTAGTTTGTCTGGTTATCGGGTGAATGTGCGAAATGGTGTAGCTACCGTTGATTTGCGTTTATCTCCGCAGTCGAAGCGCCAAATAGCTTCCCTTTCTAGCTGCGAACAGTTTGCTTTATTTGGAAGTGTCCGCAAAACTTTGATGAGTAATTCTCAATGGAAAATTAAAGACGTGCGCTTTACAGAGAAGGGCGAAGACATTGTGCTTTAG
- a CDS encoding four helix bundle protein, with amino-acid sequence MNSLVYEKAYKFAIRIVKAYKYLTQDKKEFILSKQLIRSGTSIGANIAEANGGISAADFSAKISIAYKECLETKYWLSLLKDTEYIEEKAFNSIYTDADEIGKMLFSILKKTRLNSKQ; translated from the coding sequence ATGAACAGCTTGGTATATGAAAAAGCATATAAATTTGCTATCCGAATAGTCAAAGCATATAAATATCTGACTCAAGACAAAAAAGAATTTATTTTATCGAAGCAACTAATCAGAAGTGGTACATCAATAGGTGCTAACATTGCTGAAGCCAATGGAGGAATTTCAGCAGCAGATTTTTCCGCCAAAATATCCATTGCATATAAAGAATGTCTGGAAACTAAATATTGGCTTTCTCTGTTGAAAGACACAGAATATATAGAAGAAAAAGCCTTTAACAGTATCTACACAGACGCAGACGAAATAGGAAAAATGCTATTTTCCATCCTCAAAAAAACAAGACTTAACAGTAAACAGTAA
- the ispE gene encoding 4-(cytidine 5'-diphospho)-2-C-methyl-D-erythritol kinase — MRSYTLIAPAKINLYLEIIGDRPDGYHELVMILQSIDLADKISVRAISEQIIRVHCNHPQVPTDKTNLVYRAAELMTKQFPEAAAKHGGVEITLEKNIPVAAGLAGGSTNAAAVLVGIDLLWNLGLTQTEIEELGAILGSDIPFCVAGGTAIATGRGEQLAPLPSLDHIYIVLAKYRSLEVSTPWAYKTYRQEFGHTYLKNTEDLAARAAAVHSGEIVKAIVHKDATEIAQKLHNDLERVVLPAYSQVMQLRELFATQPGVLGTMMSGSGPSVFAIVESEAQAQAVKQYIRKAIPDEDLELFVTRTITHGIQIASSI, encoded by the coding sequence ATGCGTAGTTACACTCTCATCGCTCCTGCCAAAATAAATTTGTATTTGGAAATCATCGGCGATCGCCCCGATGGTTATCATGAGTTAGTCATGATTTTGCAAAGCATCGACCTCGCCGACAAAATTTCTGTCCGCGCCATCAGTGAACAAATTATTCGCGTCCACTGTAACCATCCCCAAGTCCCCACCGATAAAACTAATCTCGTCTATCGCGCCGCCGAATTAATGACCAAACAATTTCCCGAAGCTGCGGCTAAACATGGCGGTGTGGAAATTACATTAGAGAAAAATATTCCCGTCGCGGCTGGGTTAGCAGGAGGTTCCACAAATGCAGCGGCGGTATTAGTCGGGATAGATTTATTGTGGAACTTGGGACTGACTCAAACAGAAATTGAAGAGTTGGGCGCTATTCTAGGTTCAGATATACCATTTTGTGTGGCGGGTGGAACAGCGATCGCTACAGGTAGAGGAGAACAACTCGCGCCACTGCCGAGTTTAGATCATATATATATAGTATTGGCAAAATATCGTAGTCTCGAAGTATCTACCCCTTGGGCATACAAAACCTATCGTCAAGAATTTGGTCATACCTATCTGAAAAACACCGAAGATTTAGCCGCCCGCGCCGCCGCAGTTCATTCTGGTGAAATAGTCAAAGCAATAGTCCATAAAGATGCAACAGAAATTGCTCAAAAGTTGCACAATGATTTAGAGCGTGTAGTTTTACCTGCTTATTCCCAAGTCATGCAACTGCGGGAACTGTTTGCAACTCAACCAGGAGTTCTCGGAACAATGATGTCTGGTTCTGGGCCGAGTGTGTTTGCAATTGTCGAGTCGGAAGCGCAAGCACAAGCAGTCAAACAATACATCAGGAAAGCAATTCCCGACGAAGATTTAGAATTGTTTGTGACTCGCACCATTACACATGGCATTCAGATAGCATCGTCAATCTAA
- a CDS encoding XisH family protein gives MAAKDKFHAVVRVALEKQQWTITDDPLRLEVGGTKFEIDLGAEQLLAAERGEEKIAVEIKTFLSDSPLTDYHAALGQFLNYRLALEIGDPTRILYLAVPIGVYEVFFKREFAQISVERYQIKQIIYDPIQEVILQWIP, from the coding sequence ATGGCTGCTAAAGATAAATTTCATGCTGTGGTTAGAGTTGCTTTAGAAAAGCAGCAGTGGACGATAACCGATGATCCTCTGCGACTAGAAGTTGGCGGAACTAAATTTGAAATAGATTTAGGTGCAGAACAACTGTTAGCAGCAGAGCGCGGTGAAGAAAAAATTGCTGTAGAGATTAAAACATTTTTGAGTGATTCACCACTAACAGATTACCACGCTGCGTTAGGACAGTTTTTGAATTATCGGCTTGCCTTAGAAATCGGTGATCCGACTCGCATTCTTTATTTAGCAGTACCTATAGGTGTGTATGAAGTCTTTTTTAAGCGGGAATTTGCCCAAATATCTGTAGAGAGATATCAAATTAAACAAATTATTTATGACCCAATTCAAGAGGTAATTTTACAATGGATACCCTAG
- a CDS encoding HigA family addiction module antitoxin: MRIPKYRPPNHPGEILLKDFLEPLKISPTELAQAIHVPPQHINEIVTGKRPITPSTALRLAKFLGNSAEFWLNLQQNWELYQVFQEEAEDLNSILKFTWKEQVT, from the coding sequence ATGAGAATCCCTAAATATCGTCCTCCCAACCATCCTGGAGAAATTTTACTCAAAGACTTTTTAGAACCACTAAAAATATCACCGACCGAACTAGCTCAAGCAATTCACGTTCCCCCTCAACACATAAATGAAATAGTAACTGGAAAACGCCCAATAACACCAAGCACAGCATTGCGGTTAGCAAAATTTTTGGGAAATAGTGCAGAGTTTTGGTTGAACCTACAACAAAACTGGGAACTTTATCAAGTCTTTCAAGAAGAAGCAGAAGATTTGAACAGCATACTGAAATTTACCTGGAAAGAACAGGTAACTTGA
- a CDS encoding IS1 family transposase: MRNFCRVKKNKIWVWSVVNHKTSGILGWVLGDRSSETFQQLWQRIKAWNSYFYVTDGYPVYPCFINQEDHLVCKTYMTRVEGENSRLRHYLARLHRKTFCYSKSVEMLELSIRLLVYYLQHRCIPMREQSPREDIAIA, translated from the coding sequence ATTAGAAACTTTTGTCGGGTCAAAAAAAACAAAATTTGGGTATGGAGTGTAGTCAACCACAAGACTTCGGGGATTTTAGGATGGGTTTTAGGAGATAGAAGTTCAGAAACTTTTCAACAGTTGTGGCAGAGGATTAAAGCGTGGAACTCATATTTTTATGTAACGGATGGCTATCCGGTTTATCCATGTTTTATTAATCAAGAAGACCATCTTGTGTGTAAAACTTATATGACACGAGTAGAAGGTGAAAATAGCAGATTAAGACATTATTTAGCCCGATTACATAGAAAGACTTTTTGTTATTCTAAGTCAGTAGAAATGCTGGAACTCTCTATTAGATTGTTAGTTTATTATCTCCAGCATCGTTGTATTCCAATGCGGGAGCAAAGCCCCCGCGAGGATATAGCGATCGCATAA
- a CDS encoding integrase: MPSNSTSTYDPRKAEWDGITIDQWEPSKWKQWKAKHPASDEFAKIEREYLRIKYAIQQANSALSLEKVKVKLKLTSHKTIGLQGTFPCRPGDIGKQGSPNKQYTISCGFAANDTGLKMAVLKARELDLLLITKQFQWTAELLGKQAQKIEPTATEQSTKLISELIQEYERQFWKNHEKNRQGIRTWETHYLRHLKKLPPDIPMSAQALEAALEKTKPNTSSRFFLVWQLKKFCEFCGITNFATIYSYATPKPHPTLRKVPTDEEIIQGFIKIGSPLSVYASKENLTEPEQWQWAYGMLATYGLRPHELFAVDINAFMDTANTFHLVALNPSLTDGTKTGERSCGIPPLHPHWVELFDLKNIKLPCHTGTLNNKTAKLQVRFRNAEVGFKPYDLRHAYAIRGHRLRVPIKTMADYMGHTVQEHTKTYQRWMNEDANLAIYKEVVIHRQGTTKEVLQERIKELEAENTALKAENATLKGLLIKHQLGELLNQEI, translated from the coding sequence ATGCCCAGTAACTCTACCAGCACCTACGACCCCCGTAAAGCTGAATGGGATGGTATTACAATTGACCAATGGGAACCATCTAAATGGAAGCAGTGGAAAGCCAAACACCCTGCATCAGATGAATTTGCCAAAATCGAACGAGAATATTTAAGAATTAAATATGCAATTCAGCAAGCTAACTCGGCATTAAGTTTAGAAAAAGTTAAAGTCAAACTCAAGTTAACCAGTCATAAAACCATCGGCTTACAAGGCACATTTCCTTGTCGTCCGGGTGACATTGGTAAACAAGGTAGTCCTAACAAACAATATACAATTTCTTGTGGATTTGCTGCCAATGACACCGGGCTGAAAATGGCAGTGTTAAAAGCGCGAGAACTAGACTTATTATTAATCACCAAACAATTTCAATGGACTGCTGAATTACTCGGTAAACAAGCCCAAAAAATTGAACCCACAGCCACAGAACAATCTACCAAACTCATCAGTGAATTAATTCAAGAATACGAGCGCCAATTTTGGAAGAATCACGAAAAAAATCGCCAAGGAATCCGCACTTGGGAAACTCATTATCTGCGTCATCTCAAAAAATTACCCCCAGATATTCCCATGTCTGCTCAAGCATTAGAAGCAGCATTAGAAAAGACTAAACCTAACACCTCATCCCGCTTTTTCTTAGTTTGGCAATTGAAAAAGTTTTGTGAATTTTGTGGAATTACCAACTTTGCCACAATTTATAGTTACGCCACCCCCAAACCCCATCCTACACTGCGAAAAGTTCCTACTGATGAAGAGATTATTCAGGGATTTATCAAAATTGGTAGTCCATTATCAGTATACGCCAGTAAAGAGAACCTCACAGAACCAGAGCAATGGCAATGGGCTTATGGTATGTTAGCTACTTATGGTTTAAGACCCCATGAACTATTTGCTGTTGATATAAATGCTTTTATGGATACAGCTAACACTTTTCATTTAGTAGCTTTAAATCCTAGCCTGACAGACGGAACAAAAACTGGTGAACGCAGTTGTGGTATTCCGCCGCTACATCCTCATTGGGTAGAATTGTTTGATTTGAAAAATATTAAATTACCTTGTCATACAGGTACTCTGAATAATAAAACTGCAAAACTGCAAGTTAGATTTAGAAATGCTGAGGTAGGATTTAAACCTTACGATTTGCGCCATGCTTATGCAATTCGTGGTCATCGTTTAAGAGTGCCAATCAAAACAATGGCTGATTACATGGGGCATACAGTCCAAGAGCATACAAAAACTTATCAACGCTGGATGAATGAGGATGCAAATTTAGCTATTTATAAAGAAGTTGTAATTCATCGACAAGGTACAACTAAAGAAGTTTTACAAGAAAGAATTAAGGAGCTAGAGGCAGAAAATACAGCCTTGAAAGCAGAAAATGCCACTCTCAAAGGTTTATTGATTAAGCATCAATTGGGTGAATTATTAAATCAAGAAATATAA
- a CDS encoding Uma2 family endonuclease gives MLLELNQLIVPAGHQLLIKNISWSTYKHILAELGENRSSRISYSQGVLEIMAPLPEHEVGKKIIGNLVEILLEELDIEFWSLGSTTFDEEKMDAGVEPDDCFYIQNEAAVRGKDRIDLTIDPPPDLAIEIDITSRTRFNNYEVLGVPELWRWRGNKLEINILINGKYVTTNNSLAFPNLPIAQVIPEYLQRSKAEGRNAAMKAFRAWIREQL, from the coding sequence ATGTTACTAGAACTCAACCAACTAATTGTACCTGCTGGTCATCAGTTGTTAATTAAAAATATATCTTGGTCAACCTATAAACATATTTTGGCAGAATTAGGCGAAAATCGCAGTTCTCGCATATCTTACAGTCAAGGGGTGTTGGAAATCATGGCTCCGTTACCAGAACATGAAGTAGGCAAAAAAATTATCGGTAATTTAGTAGAAATTCTTCTAGAAGAACTCGACATTGAATTTTGGAGTTTGGGTTCTACAACTTTTGACGAAGAAAAAATGGATGCTGGGGTAGAACCTGATGATTGCTTCTACATTCAAAATGAAGCGGCTGTTAGAGGTAAGGACAGAATTGATTTAACAATTGATCCACCTCCAGATCTAGCTATTGAAATTGATATTACATCGCGGACTCGGTTTAATAATTATGAAGTCTTAGGAGTGCCGGAATTGTGGCGATGGAGAGGCAATAAATTAGAAATTAATATCTTGATTAATGGTAAATATGTAACAACTAATAACAGTTTAGCTTTTCCTAATTTACCGATCGCTCAAGTAATACCAGAATATTTACAACGGAGTAAAGCTGAAGGTAGAAATGCAGCAATGAAAGCTTTTCGGGCTTGGATAAGAGAACAATTATAA
- a CDS encoding Uma2 family endonuclease gives MTAITFNLNAIVKLTDEQFYQLCRENPDVKFERNHKGELTVMPPTGGETGKSNFEIAVEFGIWNRQTKLGVCFDSSTCFKLPNGANRSPDVAWIKQDRWDALTPKEKAKFPPIAPDFVLELMSPSDDLTETQAKMREYMDNQVQLGWLINPPAKQVEIYRQGKPVEILDAPKQLSGEDILPGFILDLAIIWN, from the coding sequence ATGACAGCCATTACATTCAACCTCAACGCTATTGTTAAACTCACTGACGAACAGTTCTATCAACTGTGTCGAGAAAACCCCGATGTTAAATTTGAGCGCAATCATAAAGGAGAGTTAACTGTTATGCCACCTACAGGCGGAGAAACAGGAAAAAGTAATTTTGAAATTGCTGTAGAATTTGGTATATGGAATCGTCAAACAAAATTAGGTGTATGTTTTGATTCTTCCACCTGTTTCAAGCTTCCTAATGGCGCAAATCGTTCTCCTGATGTTGCTTGGATAAAACAAGACAGATGGGATGCACTAACACCCAAGGAAAAGGCAAAATTTCCCCCCATAGCGCCAGATTTTGTTTTAGAGTTGATGTCCCCTAGCGACGACTTGACAGAAACTCAAGCCAAAATGCGAGAGTATATGGATAATCAAGTGCAACTTGGTTGGTTAATTAATCCTCCAGCCAAGCAAGTTGAAATTTATCGTCAAGGTAAACCAGTAGAAATTTTGGATGCGCCTAAACAATTATCTGGGGAAGATATATTACCAGGATTTATTTTAGATTTAGCAATAATTTGGAATTAA